From the genome of Bactrocera oleae isolate idBacOlea1 chromosome 2, idBacOlea1, whole genome shotgun sequence, one region includes:
- the spn-B gene encoding uncharacterized protein spn-B, translating to MAGSPKLADFHKKSSPNISKKVRHPVHYAKPGPFTKSKLFQECPEADIRMLKDAAAKVVFQPASALLQEPLFAKWSHITTGCTAIDHCLRGGIVTRGITEICGASGVGKTQLLLQLSLTVQLPTELGGLNKAVAYICTEDSFPSKRLFQLSKVFEKRFPEVSINYMGNIYIEHVLEASDLLECVGVRLAKLMESFNIGLIIIDSVAAIFRTYNNYIKRARDMRKLANHLLHNVDKYNCAVICVNQVATVSDVGKETPCLGLAWAHLGRTRLKLSKVPKEVKINGDLLTVRRFEIVYSPETPNEVAEFLITAGGVVDIPI from the exons ATGGCAGGAAGTCCAAAATTAGctgattttcataaaaaaagtaGTCccaatatttccaaaaaagttAGACATCCTGTACACTATGCAAAACCTGGTCCTTTCACGAAGTCGAAACTTTTTCAAGAATGTCCGGAAGCGGATATCCGTATGCTAAAGGATGCAGCTGCAAAAGTCGTTTTTCAGCCCG CATCAGCATTACTTCAAGAGCCATTGTTTGCGAAGTGGTCCCACATAACGACAGGCTGCACAGCTATAGATCATTGCTTGCGTGGTGGAATCGTGACGCGTGGCATAACAGAGATTTGTGGTGCATCAGGGGTTGGAAAGACACAATTACTGCTTCAATTATCTCTAACAGTACAACTTCCCACTGAGTTGGGTGGATTGAATAAAGCAGTCGCCTACATTTGTACTGAAGATTCTTTTCCTTCTAAGCGTCTGTTTCAGTTGTCGAAAGTATTTGAAAAGCGTTTTCCTGAAGTTAGTATCAACTATatgggaaatatttatatagaacaTGTGTTGGAAGCG AGTGACCTATTAGAATGTGTTGGTGTGCGTTTAGCAAAGTTAATGGAATCATTTAATATTGGCCTTATTATAATAGACTCAGTGGCAGCAATATTTCGCACCTACAACAACTATATCAAGCGCGCTCGGGACATGCGCAAATTGGCAAATCACTTGTTGCATAACGTTGACAAATACAACTGTGCGGTGATTTGTGTGAACCAa GTTGCTACAGTGAGTGATGTGGGAAAAGAAACACCCTGCTTGGGTTTAGCGTGGGCACATTTGGGGCGCACGCGTCTAAAGCTCTCCAAAGTTCCGAAAGAAGTGAAAATCAATGGAGACTTGTTAACAGTGCGTCGATTTGAAATCGTATACTCACCCGAGACACCAAACGAAGTAGCTGAGTTCTTAATTACTGCCGGTGGTGTTGTTGATATACCCATATAG
- the LOC106618707 gene encoding RWD domain-containing protein 1 yields the protein MSRNYKEDQANEIEALESIYYSEMEVLETEPSHKFSITIGTEEYNAEEESGGMACKLVFTYTPTYPDATPEVAIEDPVNIEELYEEKLLEHLKKTIDENIGMEMVFTLVSSAQEWLNERWDDYKLHEEEERSRKLLEAEEAERKKFEGTRVTVESFLKWRVEFEDSTGITAKREKNNDSKKLTGKELFMRDTTLNDSDIKFLLEAGDSIENVKIDETLFQDIGDLELGDDDDSDDEDWVPGADE from the exons atgagtaGAAATTACAAGGAGGATCAAGCGAATGAAATAGAGGCGCTTGAATCTATATACTACAGCGAAATGGAAG TATTGGAGACAGAACCTAGTCACAAATTCAGTATAACTATCGGCACTGAGGAGTACAATGCTGAAGAGGAGTCAGGTGGTATGGCGTGCAAACTCGTCTTTACGTatactcctacttatccagacgCAACTCCCGAAGTAGCAATAGAAGATCCTGTTAATATAGAAGAACTTTACGAAGAAAAACTACTTGAACACCTTAAAAAGACAATTGATGAAAATATAGGCATGGAAATGGTTTTTACATTAGTTAGTAGTGCGCAGGAATGGCTGAACGAACGCTGGGATGACTACAAATTACATGAGGAAGAAGAACGCTCACGGAAACTGTTAGAGGCAGAAGAAGctgagcgaaaaaaatttgaaggCACTCGTGTAACTGTCGAATCATTTCTTAAATGGAGGGTAGAATTCGAAGATAGCACTGGCATAACAGCTAAACGAGAAAAGAACAACGACAGCAAAAAACTGACCGGCAAAGAATTATTCATGCGCGACACCACCCTTAACGATtctgatattaaatttttacttgaaGCTGGTGACTcaattgaaaatgtaaaaattgatgaaacGCTATTTCAAGATATTGGCGATTTGGAGCTGGGTGATGACGATGACTCTGATGATGAGGATTGGGTGCCAGGCGCCGATGAATAG
- the mora gene encoding cysteine and histidine-rich domain-containing protein morgana, whose translation MERCYNRGCGQTFDPKNNTDESCCHHPGAPYFHDAYKGWSCCNKKSVDFTEFLSIKGCTLSKHSNIKPPEPEKPEKNGDDKNAFVEVRTPIREAMRRPPIETPMTLIKPTIAQALKDAIYSLKMKNVKTNEDSEVTSGAVSIGTGCKNKGCTHSYSGTATDHLECVYHPGVPIFHEGMKYWSCCQRKTSDFSVFIAQKGCTSGEHKWFKEDEDKQVVNCRYDWHQTPTNVIVSIYAKKYNYKSSKIEVNPIRLHVNLVFPEQNDAKFDLELELRGIIDVNKTSAHMFGTKVEITMPKAEAGSWQKLDFPREKLPPVLKLNESQGISITQRKDSESDDGFNLDDIETVNTGIRLTDISDNKSHLD comes from the exons aTGGAACGTTGTTATAATCGCGGTTGTGGGCAAACATTTGACCCTAAAAATAATACCGATG AATCTTGTTGCCATCATCCTGGAGCCCCGTATTTTCATGACGCCTACAAGGGTTGGTCATGTTGCAACAAAAAATCTGTAGATTTTACTGAATTTTTAAGCATTAAAGGATGTACTCTATCGAAGCACTCGAATATCAAACCACCGGAACCTGAAAAGCCAGAAAAGAATGGAGATGATAAGAATGCTTTTGTAGAGGTGCGCACCCCAATTAGAGAAGCAATGCGGCGCCCACCTATTGAAACTCCAATGACTCTAATAAAACCAACAATTGCACAAGCATTAAAAGATGCCATATATTcacttaaaatgaaaaatgttaaaactaaTGAAGACAGTGAAGTAACCTCAGG CGCTGTATCAATTGGTACTGGTTGTAAAAATAAAGGCTGCACTCATTCATATAGTGGTACAGCTACTGATCACTTAGAATGCGTATATCATCCAGGGGTTCCGATTTTTCACGAAGGTATGAAGTATTGGTCATGTTGTCAACGCAAGACAAGTGATTTTTCTGTGTTTATCGCACAAAAGGGCTGTACATCCGGAGAACATAAATGGTTCAAAGAG GATGAAGACAAGCAAGTGGTTAATTGCCGTTATGATTGGCATCAGACTCCAACGAACGTTATTGTTTCCATATAtgcaaagaaatataattataagAGTAGCAAGATAGAAGTAAATCCAATCCGTCTTCACGTGAATCTTGTATTTCCTGAGCAGAATGATGCGAAGTTCGATTTGGAACTAGAATTACGCGGC ATCATTGATGTAAATAAAACTAGTGCACACATGTTTGGAACAAAAGTTGAGATAACAATGCCAAAAGCAGAAGCTGGATCATggcaaaaacttgattttcctCGAGAAAAACTGCCACCGGTACTGAAGCTAAATGAATCTCAAGGTATTTCCATTACTCAAAGAAAAGATTCAGAATCTGATGATGGATTTAATTTGGATGACATTGAAACTGTAAACACCGGCATTAGGCTCACTGATATTAGTGACAATAAAAGCCATTTGGACTAA
- the ATPsynE gene encoding ATP synthase subunit e, mitochondrial, which produces MSQAPVRVSPLIKFGRWSLLLVGVGYGAFHQNRLSKKEEKVREIEAQQKVVRDAKLSEEKKRAAAAEVRALEELSKPTPKH; this is translated from the coding sequence ATGTCGCAGGCTCCAGTACGTGTATCGCCTTTAATCAAATTCGGCCGCTGGTCATTGCTCTTAGTCGGCGTTGGTTATGGAGCTTTCCATCAAAACAGATTGTCCAAAAAGGAAGAGAAAGTTCGTGAGATTGAAGCCCAGCAAAAGGTCGTTCGTGATGCCAAATTGTCTGAAGAGAAAAAGCGTGCGGCAGCAGCTGAGGTTCGTGCATTAGAGGAACTGTCCAAACCAACTCCAAAGCATTAA